One window of the Trifolium pratense cultivar HEN17-A07 linkage group LG2, ARS_RC_1.1, whole genome shotgun sequence genome contains the following:
- the LOC123907545 gene encoding carbon catabolite repressor protein 4 homolog 4-like, whose protein sequence is MLKALGLAALPPSISSATSVVRKMSTSPTTPINPKFISVEAADIHSRTISDGFRFSLVSYNILAQVYVKSAFFPHSPPLSLKWKHRSNSILEVLKSLGADFFCLQEVDEFDTFYKGRMQKLGYSSIYMKRSGEKKRDGCGLFYKHDRAELVLEEKIEYNDLVKSIQDENSSNDDEHYNVQTTQPDKQKDNATKSGPKSGTEDRGDPNDPRVRLKRDCVGVLAAFKFKGPSRQFLIVANTHLYWDPEWADVKLAQAKYLISRLSQFKTLISDKYDCIPEVIVAGDFNSQPGDMVYQYLISGNPSSELTTDYIEERPIPLSSVYASTRGEPPFTNYTPGFTGTLDYILFFPSDYIKPISYLELPDSEAANIVGGLPNFSHPSDHLPIGAEFEINKD, encoded by the exons ATGCTAAAAGCTCTTGGTCTTGCTGCACTTCCTCCTTCAATCTCCTCCGCAACTAG tGTTGTGAGGAAAATGAGCACTTCACCAACAACACCAATAAATCCCAAATTCATTTCTGTTGAAGCCGCTGATATACATTCCAGAACTATATCTGACG GTTTCAGATTCAGCCTTGTCTCCTATAACATATTGGCTCAG GTTTATGTCAAGAGCGCTTTTTTCCCACACTCACCTCCTTTGTCTCTCAA ATGGAAACATCGATCAAACTCGATTTTGGAAGTTCTTAAGAGCTTGGGAGCTGATTTTTTCTGCCTacag GAAGTTGATGAGTTTGATACCTTTTACAAAGGAAGGATGCAGAAGTTGGGATATTCTTCTATTTATATGAAGAGAAGTGGAGAGAAAAAGCGTGATGGGTGTGGCTTATTTTACAAGCATGACCG TGCAGAGTTGGTcttggaagaaaaaattgaatacaaTGATCTTGTAAAGTCAATTCAAGATGAGAACTCTTCAAATGATGATGAACACTACAATGTCCAGACAACCCAGCCAGATAAACAAAAGGATAATGCGACCAAAAGTG GACCTAAATCGGGTACAGAAGATCGTGGAGATCCCAATGATCCTCGTGTGAGACTAAAACGTGATTGTGTTGGAGTTCTGGCTGCATTCAAATTCAAAGGTCCCTCTCGTCAATTTCTTATTGTAGCCAATACACATCTTTATTG GGATCCTGAGTGGGCTGATGTCAAACTTGCACAAGCTAAATATCTAATATCTCGTTTGTCACAATTCAAAACACTGATATCAGATAAATACGATTGCATACCTGAAGTGATTGTGGCTGGCGACTTCAACTCTCAGCCAGGAGATATG GTTTACCAGTACCTTATATCAGGCAACCCATCATCAGAACTGACGACTGATTATATAGAGGAGCGTCCAATTCCTCTAAGTAGTGTCTATGCTTCTACAAGAGGAGAGCCACCATTTACAAATTACACACCTGGCTTCACTGGAACACTcgattatatattatttttcccCTCAGACTACATTAAACCAATTAGTTATCTTGAGCTTCCAGATTCTGAAGCAGCTAATATTGTTGGTGGACTACCAAACTTTAGTCATCCAAGTGATCATCTACCAATTGGTGCTGAATTTGAAATCAACAAGGACTAA